The Peptacetobacter hiranonis DNA window TTACAGCAGATGCATTCAACAACTTCACAGATATGGCATCTTCAGCTATAACTATGATAGGATTTAAACTGGCTAGTATGCCAGCAGACGAGGAGCACCCATTTGGACATGGTAGATTAGAGTATTTATCAGCACTAGTGGTTGCATTTATGGTAATGTTCGTGGGTATAAAGTTTGTTCAGACATCATTTGAAAGAATAATGAATCCAGTAGCTGTTCAGTTTAGTTTAATACCATTCATATTACTTTTATGCTCAATGGCGGTTAAATTCTGGCTTGGAAGATTTAATAAAATCGTTGGAGAAAAGATAGACTCATCAGCTTTAAAAGCAGTTGCAGTTGATGCTATGGGTGATGTGTTTACATCAGGATGTGTTGTGTTATCATATTTAATAGCTAAGTTTACAGCATTCCCACTAGATGGATACGTAGGTATAGTTGTATCTCTTATAATATTATACGCTGGTTTCTCTTTAATAAAAGAAACTGTAAGTCCACTATTAGGTGAAGCTCCAGATGCAGAGATGGTAGACGCGATAGTAAATGGGTTATTAGAGTACAATATAATATCAGGTGTGCACGATTTAATAATACACAACTACGGTGTTGGTAGATGTATAGCATCTGTACACGCTGAGGTGCCTTGTAATATAGACATAATGGAAATCCACGAGGTAATAGACGACGCGGAAAAAGAATTATCTAAAAAGTTAAATATACACCTTGTTATACATATGGATCCAATTGCAGTTGAAGATGAGGACTATATACAGACTAGAACAGAGCTTGCTAGAATAATAGCGAGAAATGAAAAGATAGAATCTATGCACGACTTGAGAATAGTAGGTAAGGGAGATAAGAAAAATCTAGTATTCGACGTTGTTGTGGATGGCGATTTATCACACAGTGAAGAAGAAGAACTTAAAAACTGGGTAAATGATGAAATACAGAAGATTCATCCAAACTATAACTGTGTAATATTAGTAGATAAAAACTACGTAAAAAGACATTTTTAAATCATTATAATAATACCCCCCCCTAGTTTTTACCAGGGGGGTAATTTTTTATTATTTTGAAGAGAAAACTGATTTTACAATATTAAGTATTTCAGTAAGTAATTCAAAGTTTCCTTTAACACTTTCCTTTGTAACTATAATATCAGCAGCGACATCTGTAACAACCTCGCTGACATCTCTAACATTTTCTCCAACTTGACTAAAATCATCGACAAGCTTAGGAAGTTTTGAAATTGATTTCGTTACATTTTCTGTATTATCGTCAAGAACTACATTAACTTTATCTAAAACAGAATTTACATTCTTTATAGTCGCAAGTAAATTTACTATTAACTTTATTAAAAATACAAGCGCTACACAGCCGATAATAGCTAGTATAAATAAAATTGTATTTAAGTTGATTGTGATAGTCATAGTCTAATCTCCAATTCTAAGCTTATTAAAATTTAAGCTTCTGGTTCTTCTTTTTCGATAGCTTCAGCAGCTTCTTCAAGAGCTTCAACTACATCTTCAGAATTGACACCACATTCTTCACATTCTTCGTAAGCTTCATCTACAGCTTTTTTAGCATCAAGATATTCTTTTATCTTAGCTTTAGAATCATTGAATTTTTCTTTCTGTGCACCTATAACATCGCCAGCTTTTGCCTTAGCACCAGCAGCTTTGTCAGAGACAGCATCTACAGCCTGTTTAGAAGCGTTTTTTATGTCCTCTCTTGTTTCCTTGCCAGATTTAGGCGCTAATAATATACCACCAACTGCACCTGCAGCTACACCAGCAGCAACACCTGCTGCAGCAGTTTTAGCTTTTTTAATTTTTTCTGCCTTTATTTTAGCCTGTCTCTTTGCCTGGATTTTTTTTGATAAACTCATTAAAAACATCTCCTTCCAAAATGTATATTGAAAAATTTTTAAAAACTATACGTTATAAATAATATATACCCAATATGTGAATATGTAAACAGAAAAAATTATGAATTTTCAAAATAAAATAAAAAACTATGAAAATAATCTAAAGTGTATATTAGCACTATAGAAAATCTCATAGTTTTTCAATCAGATTTATTTTTTATCTATATTTTCTTTAATTTCTTCAAGTAAAGATTTATGTTTTAAAGATTTCATATTAGGGAAAGCTTTTATAACTCTTCTTCTTAATACGCCATGACCTTTACTTTTTAACTCTTCAATTCTATTGCTTAAAGACTTAATTTCAAATTCAAGTTCGTTCATAACTTTGTGTTCTTCTTTTATAAAGTTACCTCTAAAGTCGCTTGATAATAGCTCTTCCATTTCAGCAGGAGAGTATTTAGACAATCCAAGCTCTTCAATCTGGTTTGCAAGACTAGCCTGTAAATGACCTTTGACAACTTCCAGATGTCTCTTTTTCTTTTCAAGTAAGTCTTCGTGAAGTGTATGAAGTTTTTCAAGTCTTTCGTTAAGATGAAGTATAGTACTAGCTGTAATAATTGTATCTACTATAAAATATGTTCCAAATAATATAGAAAGTACAAATGCGACATTTGTATTTATTTTAGCTACAAAATCATCTACAGCTGGATGCACGACAAGCATAACGAAAAGTGACATCACACCGAACATCAAAGAGTTCTTTAAACAAACTCTACCATTTATATTGTATTTGTATGTTGAGTAGTCCCACCAAGACATGTGGAAGATCTTTTCCAAAACGTAACTTGTGATGTATTCAAGGGTACTTGTAACAATTATACTTGCGATAAATAATATTGGTATATTATTTACAAATGGAGATAGTATTGAAATAACTAGCAGCGCTCCAAAACCGTATATAGGGCAGAATGGTCCATTTAAGAACCCTCTATTGACAAATTTCTTTTGCCCAATAGAGCAATACGTACTCTCGCATACCCAACCAAGGAAACTATATATAGTAAAATATAATACCTGGAGATATAAAACTTTCATGTTAAAAATCACCTCATTTAAAAATTTAAAAACAAGCAAAAAGCTTGCCAAGAAATATGCTGTAAATAAGTAAAATACTTGTCTTTAGGCATATATATTTAAAAAAAATATTCAATTTCTATCATATATAATACAGAAAATAAAATCTGATATTATGGTGCTAAAATTGTTACATAAATTTTAGAATATGAATAAAGTCTTTATTCAATTATAGTCCTTCCATATGAAGAAACTTTGAGATTGAGGAGAATATAATATATTTTTTAAAATATACAAAACTTAAAGTACAAGAAGAGTAACATTTAGCAGAAAAATTGTGCTTAATTGTTACAATTAGATAGAATTGATAGACAATTTGTAACAAAAAGTTACAAACTATGTAACAGTTTTACAATCTCGAAAAAAATATTTTTAAAAAAATTTACAACTCAAGTAAACACTTGTTGTTACTTTATATACTGATTAAAGCCTTGAAATAGCCAAAAAACAAGTTAATTGTGTGAAAAATCATAAAAAAACACAATGACTGTTGTTGTTTGTTGTTTGTAAAAATTTCAAAAAAAGTCTTTACAAAGCTGTAACTTTTATATTATTATATAAACAAGGTTGAAAAAGTTACAAAAAAGTAACAGAAAGATATATAAAAAGTAACAAATTGTAAAAAATGAAAACAAGTTAAATTAAATAAAAAAATAAGACGGAGGGTTATATGTTCAATTTAAAGAAAAAATTAAGCGCTATAGTATTAGCATCTATGATGCTTTTATCAAGCACAGGATTTGTATTTGCAAATGAGGAAATAAATGATTTAGAAACAGTTCAGATAGAAGAAAATGTAGAAAGAACTTCTCTAAACGAAGCCGGATGGGTAAAAAGAGGAGATAGCTTATACTACAACAATGAAAATGGAAATCCAACAACTGGTTGGAAAGTAATAGATGGAAATAACTACTATTTCAATAAAGATGGTAAAATGGCATCTGGTTGGACTGAAATAAATAGAAAAACTTATTATTTCAATAAAGAAAAAGGTATGCACACAGGTATACAGAGATTAGAAAATGGAAAAACTTACAACTTTGGTAAAAATGGGTTTGTTGGTGAAAGTATAGTTAGACAGAATGGAAAAATACTTTACTTCAACGAAAGAGGTAAACTTACTTCAACAGGTAAATCATACAAATCAAATGCTTCAGCATATTCTGGGCATTCAACAACAGCAACAGGACAGAAACCAAAATGGGGAACAATAGCTGTTGATCCAAAAGTAATACCATATGGAACAAAAGTATATATACCATACTTCAACAGAACATTCGTAGCTAATGACTGTGGTGGAGCAATAAAAGGAACTAAAATAGACATATTCATGAATTCAAGAAAAGAATGTTACAAATTTGGAAGAAGAAACATAGAAATAATCGTATTAAACGACATAAAATAAGACAAACAATTTCTTCAAACTCAATAAATAATACTCAATAAAAGAGGACTGTTGCATAAAATGCAGCAGTCCTCTTTTGTATATATAATCTGATATAAATTTAGTATATTCTTAAGAGTGGTTAAATTAAAACTTGCTAAACCTTTGTTACTATGCAAAGCATATGAGATATAGACAAACTTTTCTCCAGCTTCGACGCGTGAGCAAAAAATAATTCTGTTGTGGTTAAAATACGCGTCTCCAGATTGTCGAAAGAGTTTTGTCTATATAACTCATATGCTACATACCATCAATACTTTTATCAAATTTTAATTTAAACCATTCTTTTACAATATACTAAATTTATATCAGATTATAATATTAAAGAAAACTGCTTATCAAAATAGAATAGAAGCTTAAAAATAAACATAGATCTAATTTAATGTTTAAAAATATAATCACAATTAACAGTACCATTCATTCTTCAAATTATAAAAATATATGGGTATTAGCAATAATTTTGCAACAAAGTTTTTTTATTATATAAGCTGTTATAAGTTTACTAACTTTTAAGAAGTTGGTTTAATCAAAATTTGCCAATGGTATTGTTAGTATGTAGCATATGAGTTATATAGAAAAGACGAACTCGACAATCTGGAGACGTGTATTTTATTGACAACAGAACAAATTACTTGTACACACGTCGAAGCTGGAGAGGAGTCTTTCTATATCTCATATGCTTCGCATATTAGCAAAGAATTGGCAAATTTTGATTATTCCACTTCCTAATAAGTAGTAAACTTATAACCATTTATACAATAAAAAAGGGTGTTGCAATTATTGCAACACCCTATATTTCTTATAATTCTTTTTTCCATAATCCGTGTAAGTTACAGTATTCGTATACAGCAACTGGTTTTTCACCTTCAAGTAAAGCGAATTCAGCAACTGGTTTTTCACCTGGTTTAAGGTCTTTTCTACGTACACCCTGATCTGTTTCAAGAAGTATGAACATTATGTAGTGTTTTTCTTCCATTGGATGTTCTACTGAACCAACCTGAGCTTTTACTACATTTCCTTCAACTGTTACTTCTGGAACGTGTTTTTCTGTAGCTGCATCTACTGTATTTGGAACTAGTTCTGTCATTTTCTGTCCACAGCACATTAATGGTACTGGAGTTTCATATACTACCTCAACTAAATTTTTACATCTTTCACATAAATAGAATTTTGTCATTTTAAATTCCTCCTAATAATTGACACTTTGTGTCGTATTTTTTATTTTAATTTGATTCTTACCTTAGTAATAATAGGATTGATTAAATTTCTCATCGAAAATTTTTCTCATCTTACTCAATCACTTATTAATATAATTACCCGTTAAAGTCATATTTAAACATATAAAAGTAAAAAAAGCAAAAAATTTTGAAAAAAATATAAAAAACAAAATTTCAAAGGTGTATAATTTAATATATACTCAAAAAAAACCGATAATAAATACAAAAGTATAAATCATATGAAATATAATAGAAAAATCCTTTGAAAGTGTATACAAAATAATTAAGAGAGAGTATTCTTGTGTATATATAAAAATCAGGAGGAAAATTATGAGTAAGGTGGCAAAAGCTACTATGGGACTTTTCATAGTTACCATGGTTTCGAAAATTTTTGGATTTGCCAGAGAAACTATACTGGTATCTGTCCATGGTGCAGGAATGGTTACCGATGCGTTTATAACATCGATGAATATTCCGACGGTTATATTTTCAACGATAGGGAGTGCGCTTGCGACGACATTTATTCCGATGTACTACACAGTGGAAAAAGATCTGGGCAAGGAAGGGACAGATAAGTTTGTAAATAATATATTCAATATGATAGTTGTTGTCAGCTTATTATTATCCGTAATTGGGTATATATTTTCTGACGAGCTAGTAAAAATATTTGCAATGAGCTATTCTGGAGAAAAACTGAAGCTGGCTTCAGAGTTTACGAGGATAATGATATGGGGGATGGTGTTTATAGGGCTTAGTAATATAATGACATGCCTAATGAATATCAACTCAAAATTTATCGTGCCTAGCATCACAGGTATACCATTTAATATAATAATTATTATAGGTATTTACCTAAGTGCAAAATACGATATTAGACTAATGCCGATATTTACATTAATTGCGATGGCGAGTCAATTCTTATTCCAGGTGCCAGTTTCGTATCACGACGGATATAGGTACAAATTCTACATAGATTTAAAGGACAAATACATAAAAAAGACGTTAATACTTGTAATACCAGTGTTTATCGGAGTTGGGGTAAATCAGCTAAATACGGTTGTCGATAGAACATTGGCATCTACACTTGGAGACGGGATAATTACTGTGTTAAACGATGCATCTATTTTAAATACATTTGTAATAGGTGTGTTTATCTCAAGTATTCAGTCTGTTGTGTACCCGCTATTATCCAAGCTATCAAGCGAAGGAAATAGCAAGGCAGCTACAGGCATAATTAGAAAGAGTGTGAATGTGGTAATAGTTCTTATGATTCCTATAGCAGTTGGAATAATGGTGCTTTCAATTCCAATAGTGCAGCTTGCGTTTGAAAGAGGTAAGTTTGACCACAGTGCAACACTATTAACAGCTGCGGCACTTTCATACTACGCACTAGGACTACCTGCTTCAGGGCTTAGAAACATACTTGGAAATGTATTCTACTCATTTGGAGATACTAAAACACCTATGAGAAACGGAATGATTGCAATGTTTATGAATATTTGTATGAACTTAGTATTTATAAAATTCATGGGACATTGTGGTCTTGCATTTGCGACAAGTATTTCAGCGACAATATGTATATTATTATTGTTTATGAGCTTGAAAAAGAAGATAAAATACTTCGGGCAAGACAAGATAATAATTACCACAATAAAATCTGTAATTTCGGCGGCTATTATGGGTGTTGTGGTGTATTTTGTGTATAAATTCCTTACAATCAGCGGTATTCATGGAACAAAACACCTTATAAAAGTTCTGTTTGCGTCTGTGATGTCTGGTGTTGTCGTGTATGGAGGAGCAATTCACCTTATGAAGGTGGACGAGGTTGAGATGCTTTTAGATATATTCAAAAGTAAATCTAAACAGATTGTTTCAAAGATAAGCAATAGATAGATGTATGGATAAATTTGTGGAAAAAGAGTAAAATATGAATAGAGTAGTATAAGAGAGTAAAGAAGATAAGATTATATAAAGAGGAAAATTGGAGGGTTTAATATGATATCAGATAACCTTATAAAAAATTATGCGAGTGCAAGGGGCACATCTAATTTAGTTCTTACGGTTGGAACTATAGACAATGGGGAAATGGACTACAAAGTTTACGGTCATAAAGGTGCTCAAATAACTAAGCAACAGCATAGATACGAGATAGGATCTCTTACTAAAAGTATTATGATGGCTAAGCTATGTCAGGCAATTAGCGAAGGAAAAGTTAGTCCAAGTGACAAGATAGGTACTATATTAGACGAAAATATAAGTCACAATCCAACAATAGAGCAGCTTGCAACTCACACTGCTAGATACGGAAATTCATATCCTAAGCATATAACTAGAAAGGAAATGAAGAATGCGCTATTTAGCAAGGATAATCCATATTGTGGATATAAGGAAAATGATATATTAAATGATATAGAAAATTTCAAACCAAATGCTAAGCATCGTGAATGGGTGTACTCTCATTTTGGTGGAGCAGTTATGGGAGAAGTGTTATCTAAGATATATGATAAGGATATTAAGACGATTATAGAGGAAACTGTAGAGGAGCTAGGTCTTGAAAATACTGGCTATACAGGAGATACTGAGATAGGTAAGTGTTGGAAGTGGAATGGGGACGAGGTGTATGCAGCTACATCTGGTCTAGTATCTACAGTGAATGATATGATGAAGTTTGTTCAGGAAAATATCGAGTGTGATCCAGAGTATTTAACTTTAGGACATAAGAAGTATTATACTATTTCTAAAGGTAAGTACGATATGGGGCTTGGTTGGGTAATCAACGACGATACTAAGATTATCTGGCACGATGGAAGTACTGATAATTTTGACTGCTTTATAGGTTTTGAGAAACACAGCAAGAAAGGTGTGGTTGTACTTTCAAATTATCCGAATAAAGGAGAAATAAATGCTGCGAAGATAGGACTAGAGAAGATTACTGAGTTAGTAAAGAATCGTAAATAGGGAAGAGGAAGAACTATATATGTCTACTCCAGGCTTCGACGCTTTCTTTGCTTTTTTCGAACTCCGTTCGAATAGCAAATGTTGAAAGCGTCTGTAGATTGTCGTACGACATATATAGATTCTTCCTTTTTTATTACGTTTCTATCTAGCTCAGAAATCTTCGGGGAGTCGCTAGAGGTAGATATAGTCTTCCTATTTTTTATTACGCTTTTATCTAGCTAGGAAATCTTAAGTATGTTGTAGGTTTTGTGATATAATTTTTATATAGAGATTATAAAAGGACGTGATTTATTATGATAAATGAAAAGGAAATGGATTTTGTTGTATATTGCGTGGAGAATTTGGCTAATTATATAAATGAGGACTCAGTTAAAGTTTTTGATTTGCTTGATGAAAACGAACTTATAGAAGGGTATATTTTAAAATTTTATGATATTTTACATACTCAAGGTAAGGTTTGGATTGTTGAGGACTTAGTAGAACAATTAGAGAAAAGTGGATGTGATGAATATGTTAGCAAATAAAACTTTATTAAATATGAAATACGCAAGAGTTATAATGGAGTTTTCAAGAATTACTGGTGTTTCTGAAAATGATGCACTTAGAATATTCTATCATTCTGATTTATATTTTTTAATGAAAAATGGGATATCTGATATTCATTGTATGTCTGATAGTTGGTTGGCAGAAGAGTTGAAGGAAGAATATAATAATAAGAAAATTGCAAATAAATAAGTAGGCACTCATTTTATTTTGAGTGTCTTTTTTGATGATATCAAAAGTTTGAACGATTTTATTTTTTTCTGTTTGTATGATATAATAGTACATATGTTTGATAAATTTGGACGATTCTGTTTACAGATCGGTCCATATAAACTAAAAGAGAGAGGATTTTTGTTTTGATTATTTTAGGAATTGACCCGGGTATCGCAATTGTAGGATACGGGGTTATTGAATACAAGGGAAATAATTTTAGAGTTATCGACTATGGTGCGATTACTACTCCAGCGCACACAGATTTGACTACTAGGCTAGAGATGGTGTACAAGGGAGTTGATACGATTATAAAGAGTTATGATATAGATGAGGTTGGAATCGAGGAGCTGTTCTTCAACAAGAACGTAAAGACTGCGATTACTGTTGCTCAAGCTAGGGGGGTTACTCTTCTTGCGTGTGCTCACAATAATGTTCCAATTTACGAGTACACACCACCTCAGATTAAGCAGGGAGTTTGTGGATATGGTAGAGCTGATAAAGTCCGGGTGCAGAAGAGTGTTACTTCATTTTTAAAGCTTAAAAAAGTACCAAAACCTGATGATGTCGCCGATGCACTTGCAATTGCTATATGTCACGCCCATGCAAATAAATTGGATAAAACTTTGAGAAATATTCAGGGATTATAATAAGAAATAGTTATAAGAAAGTATGATTATAGAAAGGAAAAAATTATGTATAGATACATTAAGGGAACTATCGAGGAAATAGGTTTTGACAGTATTACTATAGATAATAACGATATAGGGTACAGTATTTTGGTGTCTTCAAATACAGCAGCTCAGTATCAGGTCGGCGAAAAAGCTAAGGTATTTACTAAGCTGATAGTCAGAGAGGACGAGATGTTTTTATGTGGATTCCACTCTGAAGAAGAGAGAAATATGTTTGATATGCTGACTTCAATATCAAAAATAGGTCCAAAAGTTGGGCTTTCAATTCTTTCATTTGCAACACCAAAACAGCTTGGAGCGTATATTTTAAGTGAAGATATAGCCAAAATATCTAAGGCACCAGGAGTTGGAAAGAAAACTGCGGAAAGAATTATATTAGAATTAAAAGATAAGATAGATAAGACACAGATTGAGTTTGAGCCGACTTTATTAGAAGCTCAGCCAGCAGCTATTTCAATAGACGAATCTGTGGATGCATTGATAGCACTTGGTTACACACAGGCTGAAGCAAAAGAAGCTGTCAAGAAAACTAAGAAACCAGGTATGGAAACAGAGGAAATTATCAGAAAATCACTTACATATTTAATGAAAAATCCTATCAAATAATCTAAAGTAAAGTTTGGATTGTGAGGTAGAGAAGGGAGAAATTGACGAGGAAATGCTAGAAGATTTCGATGAAAATAGAATTATAACGTCTACTATGCAGATGGACGATGTGGAAATTGAGAATAATTTAAGACCTAAAACACTTGATGAGTATTTAGGTCAGGAAAAGTCAAAAGAGCAGCTTAGTATTTTTATTGAGGCAGCCAGAAGTAGAAATGAACAGCTAGATCACGTACTTTTATATGGACCTCCAGGTCTTGGAAAGACTACATTAGCGGGAATAATTGCCAATGAAATGGGCGTTAATTTAAGGATAACATCTGGTCCTGCAATAGAAAAGGCTGGGGATTTAGCTGCGATACTAACAAATTTAGAAGAGAATGATGTTTTATTCATAGACGAAATTCACAGAATAAACAGAAGTGTTGAGGAAGTTCTTTATCCTGCGATGGAGGATTTTTGCTTGGATATTATAATCGGTAAAGGGCCATCAGCTAGAAGTATAAGACTTGATTTACCTAAATTCACTCTAATTGGAGCGACTACTAGACCAGGTATGCTTACAAATCCACTTAGAGATAGATTTGGAGTGATTTGCAAGCTAGACTACTACACAAATGACGAACTTGCTCAGATAGTTAAGAGATCGTCTGGACTTTTAGGTGCTGGTATAGATGATAAATCTGCAGCAGAGATTGCTAGAAGATCACGTGGAACACCGAGAATTGCAAATAGATTATTAAAAAGGGTTAGAGATTATGCTCAGGTCAGAGCAAATGGAGATATCACAGAAGATGTAGCAAAAGATGCACTAGAGCTACTTGGTGTGGATTCTCTTGGGCTTGACTATGTAGATGAAACTCTTTTAAAAACAATCATCGAGAAGTTTGGTGGAGGGCCAGTTGGACTGGATACACTTGCTGCTTCTATAGGTGAGGATAGAAATACAATAGAAGACGTATATGAACCGT harbors:
- a CDS encoding YtxH domain-containing protein, which gives rise to MSLSKKIQAKRQAKIKAEKIKKAKTAAAGVAAGVAAGAVGGILLAPKSGKETREDIKNASKQAVDAVSDKAAGAKAKAGDVIGAQKEKFNDSKAKIKEYLDAKKAVDEAYEECEECGVNSEDVVEALEEAAEAIEKEEPEA
- a CDS encoding 3D domain-containing protein, yielding MFNLKKKLSAIVLASMMLLSSTGFVFANEEINDLETVQIEENVERTSLNEAGWVKRGDSLYYNNENGNPTTGWKVIDGNNYYFNKDGKMASGWTEINRKTYYFNKEKGMHTGIQRLENGKTYNFGKNGFVGESIVRQNGKILYFNERGKLTSTGKSYKSNASAYSGHSTTATGQKPKWGTIAVDPKVIPYGTKVYIPYFNRTFVANDCGGAIKGTKIDIFMNSRKECYKFGRRNIEIIVLNDIK
- a CDS encoding DUF3791 domain-containing protein; this translates as MINEKEMDFVVYCVENLANYINEDSVKVFDLLDENELIEGYILKFYDILHTQGKVWIVEDLVEQLEKSGCDEYVSK
- the ruvA gene encoding Holliday junction branch migration protein RuvA; its protein translation is MYRYIKGTIEEIGFDSITIDNNDIGYSILVSSNTAAQYQVGEKAKVFTKLIVREDEMFLCGFHSEEERNMFDMLTSISKIGPKVGLSILSFATPKQLGAYILSEDIAKISKAPGVGKKTAERIILELKDKIDKTQIEFEPTLLEAQPAAISIDESVDALIALGYTQAEAKEAVKKTKKPGMETEEIIRKSLTYLMKNPIK
- a CDS encoding cation diffusion facilitator family transporter, whose product is MISEAIIKKFIKDSENVENEEVRNKYGTVAGIVGIVSNLLLFILKFSIGFLSGSIAITADAFNNFTDMASSAITMIGFKLASMPADEEHPFGHGRLEYLSALVVAFMVMFVGIKFVQTSFERIMNPVAVQFSLIPFILLLCSMAVKFWLGRFNKIVGEKIDSSALKAVAVDAMGDVFTSGCVVLSYLIAKFTAFPLDGYVGIVVSLIILYAGFSLIKETVSPLLGEAPDAEMVDAIVNGLLEYNIISGVHDLIIHNYGVGRCIASVHAEVPCNIDIMEIHEVIDDAEKELSKKLNIHLVIHMDPIAVEDEDYIQTRTELARIIARNEKIESMHDLRIVGKGDKKNLVFDVVVDGDLSHSEEEELKNWVNDEIQKIHPNYNCVILVDKNYVKRHF
- a CDS encoding serine hydrolase domain-containing protein, which encodes MISDNLIKNYASARGTSNLVLTVGTIDNGEMDYKVYGHKGAQITKQQHRYEIGSLTKSIMMAKLCQAISEGKVSPSDKIGTILDENISHNPTIEQLATHTARYGNSYPKHITRKEMKNALFSKDNPYCGYKENDILNDIENFKPNAKHREWVYSHFGGAVMGEVLSKIYDKDIKTIIEETVEELGLENTGYTGDTEIGKCWKWNGDEVYAATSGLVSTVNDMMKFVQENIECDPEYLTLGHKKYYTISKGKYDMGLGWVINDDTKIIWHDGSTDNFDCFIGFEKHSKKGVVVLSNYPNKGEINAAKIGLEKITELVKNRK
- a CDS encoding desulfoferrodoxin family protein codes for the protein MTKFYLCERCKNLVEVVYETPVPLMCCGQKMTELVPNTVDAATEKHVPEVTVEGNVVKAQVGSVEHPMEEKHYIMFILLETDQGVRRKDLKPGEKPVAEFALLEGEKPVAVYEYCNLHGLWKKEL
- a CDS encoding putative ABC transporter permease, producing the protein MKVLYLQVLYFTIYSFLGWVCESTYCSIGQKKFVNRGFLNGPFCPIYGFGALLVISILSPFVNNIPILFIASIIVTSTLEYITSYVLEKIFHMSWWDYSTYKYNINGRVCLKNSLMFGVMSLFVMLVVHPAVDDFVAKINTNVAFVLSILFGTYFIVDTIITASTILHLNERLEKLHTLHEDLLEKKKRHLEVVKGHLQASLANQIEELGLSKYSPAEMEELLSSDFRGNFIKEEHKVMNELEFEIKSLSNRIEELKSKGHGVLRRRVIKAFPNMKSLKHKSLLEEIKENIDKK
- the ruvC gene encoding crossover junction endodeoxyribonuclease RuvC, whose translation is MIILGIDPGIAIVGYGVIEYKGNNFRVIDYGAITTPAHTDLTTRLEMVYKGVDTIIKSYDIDEVGIEELFFNKNVKTAITVAQARGVTLLACAHNNVPIYEYTPPQIKQGVCGYGRADKVRVQKSVTSFLKLKKVPKPDDVADALAIAICHAHANKLDKTLRNIQGL
- the murJ gene encoding murein biosynthesis integral membrane protein MurJ; this translates as MSKVAKATMGLFIVTMVSKIFGFARETILVSVHGAGMVTDAFITSMNIPTVIFSTIGSALATTFIPMYYTVEKDLGKEGTDKFVNNIFNMIVVVSLLLSVIGYIFSDELVKIFAMSYSGEKLKLASEFTRIMIWGMVFIGLSNIMTCLMNINSKFIVPSITGIPFNIIIIIGIYLSAKYDIRLMPIFTLIAMASQFLFQVPVSYHDGYRYKFYIDLKDKYIKKTLILVIPVFIGVGVNQLNTVVDRTLASTLGDGIITVLNDASILNTFVIGVFISSIQSVVYPLLSKLSSEGNSKAATGIIRKSVNVVIVLMIPIAVGIMVLSIPIVQLAFERGKFDHSATLLTAAALSYYALGLPASGLRNILGNVFYSFGDTKTPMRNGMIAMFMNICMNLVFIKFMGHCGLAFATSISATICILLLFMSLKKKIKYFGQDKIIITTIKSVISAAIMGVVVYFVYKFLTISGIHGTKHLIKVLFASVMSGVVVYGGAIHLMKVDEVEMLLDIFKSKSKQIVSKISNR
- the ruvB gene encoding Holliday junction branch migration DNA helicase RuvB, whose translation is MLEDFDENRIITSTMQMDDVEIENNLRPKTLDEYLGQEKSKEQLSIFIEAARSRNEQLDHVLLYGPPGLGKTTLAGIIANEMGVNLRITSGPAIEKAGDLAAILTNLEENDVLFIDEIHRINRSVEEVLYPAMEDFCLDIIIGKGPSARSIRLDLPKFTLIGATTRPGMLTNPLRDRFGVICKLDYYTNDELAQIVKRSSGLLGAGIDDKSAAEIARRSRGTPRIANRLLKRVRDYAQVRANGDITEDVAKDALELLGVDSLGLDYVDETLLKTIIEKFGGGPVGLDTLAASIGEDRNTIEDVYEPYLIQLGFINRGARGRMAMPKAYKHLNYPIGEE